From the genome of Gracilibacillus salitolerans, one region includes:
- a CDS encoding response regulator, with product MRVLIVDDEVIIREGLRQVVSWSDHGFQLLEPAVSAEEAIKVMENNCPEIILTDIRMSGMSGLDLAAYVSEQELPAEVIVLTGYDEFSYAQEALRQGVSDYLLKASEPDAILDAVKKARDRLAATKEHVQWKQGERERCITSLIKKIVKDTYEQKEINQLKELIPELRAFAFQFILVDKQLPISEIVKMEKLWNTYVFGKWLQFEDKIAIIVTRDPRLEDEYLIQMAAKKISQQIGKPLLVSTVVSALSELPSSYREVKPLLLYQWILREKRMISLTLIKGRRGIAYAEKMKDHEEMLFNFIHTGNYQEFTNFMDELITWLFSHPQATPGSIQLYLQTLFISMLQFVNRIATSIGKDTKNYKSLLPPAEWFPSYKEFLLPSFTKIIDDYQNLVHRQNNYVQLAIHYMEIKLDQSVSLQEVADHVHVNPSYLSEMLRKETGASYVEFITELRMSKAVELLVHTPAKVKEVSNQVGYSDWKYFTSQFKKHFGLTPTQYRQRLKADAN from the coding sequence GTGAGAGTTCTAATTGTAGATGATGAAGTAATCATTCGTGAAGGACTTCGACAGGTAGTATCTTGGAGTGATCACGGTTTTCAGTTACTAGAACCCGCAGTATCTGCAGAAGAGGCAATCAAGGTTATGGAAAACAATTGTCCGGAAATTATTCTAACTGACATCCGAATGAGCGGGATGAGTGGACTTGATTTAGCTGCCTATGTATCCGAACAGGAGCTTCCGGCAGAGGTTATTGTCTTAACTGGATATGATGAATTCTCTTATGCCCAGGAGGCGCTGCGCCAAGGTGTTAGTGATTATTTATTAAAAGCGAGTGAACCAGATGCTATTTTAGATGCAGTAAAAAAGGCTAGAGATAGACTTGCAGCGACGAAGGAACACGTGCAATGGAAGCAAGGGGAACGGGAACGCTGTATTACGTCACTTATTAAAAAAATTGTAAAAGATACCTATGAACAAAAGGAGATCAACCAATTAAAGGAGCTGATTCCAGAGCTACGAGCTTTTGCTTTTCAGTTCATTTTGGTTGATAAGCAACTTCCGATTTCGGAGATTGTAAAAATGGAAAAACTTTGGAATACCTATGTATTTGGCAAATGGCTTCAGTTTGAGGATAAAATAGCTATTATTGTTACCCGTGATCCTCGTTTAGAAGACGAATATTTGATACAGATGGCAGCGAAAAAAATAAGCCAGCAAATAGGTAAGCCGTTGTTAGTAAGTACAGTTGTCTCGGCGTTATCTGAACTGCCTTCTTCCTATCGTGAAGTAAAACCCCTTCTATTATACCAATGGATATTACGTGAAAAAAGAATGATAAGCTTAACGCTTATTAAAGGAAGACGAGGTATAGCGTATGCAGAGAAAATGAAGGATCATGAAGAAATGCTATTTAACTTTATCCATACAGGTAACTATCAAGAATTTACTAATTTTATGGATGAACTTATCACTTGGCTATTCTCTCATCCACAAGCCACACCAGGATCGATCCAATTGTATCTACAAACATTGTTTATCTCGATGCTTCAGTTTGTAAATAGAATAGCAACCTCTATTGGTAAGGATACGAAGAACTATAAATCTCTGTTACCACCAGCTGAATGGTTCCCTTCTTACAAAGAGTTCCTCCTTCCTTCCTTTACGAAAATAATAGACGACTATCAAAATCTTGTTCACCGACAAAATAACTACGTTCAACTGGCGATTCATTATATGGAAATTAAATTAGATCAATCGGTGTCGTTACAAGAAGTAGCTGATCATGTACATGTGAATCCAAGCTACTTAAGTGAAATGCTCCGTAAAGAGACAGGTGCTTCCTATGTTGAATTCATCACGGAATTGCGGATGAGTAAGGCGGTAGAACTTCTAGTTCACACGCCAGCTAAGGTGAAGGAAGTCTCTAATCAGGTTGGATATTCAGATTGGAAATACTTTACTTCTCAGTTTAAAAAACATTTCGGCTTAACACCTACACAGTATCGTCAACGATTAAAGGCTGATGCTAATTAA
- a CDS encoding sensor histidine kinase gives MKQWFRSSLQNQLTVFMLLAVFIPIFLLGIFSYITAVNLSKERTTLSGLSSLEQLETSLEFMVNDLNNMSIFLIGNQNIQQYLKENQVSVQQRRDIYGFISNLTLSKPYIANILIQPINHNEDISTYPILIGDEKGQTNSDHSDKWSSTRYFSKTSIESQEVIALERPIRSTDQYELIGYLSIILDQQFIEEQLESINFEWDGSVLLMNDVSILAGNHENLNSNYLLETIYPLVNAQEERNITTHTINEEKSTVLSISLSEVEWELVGIIPFKQFSSQNRYFLFLTVLAVGVAIILVLGFVLFFVKKVIGPLSTLSSALTNSDPGEGIKPLESHSEDEVGHLITSYNKLNNRILLLMEKIKENEANKRKVDLHALQAQINPHFLYNTLASIHWMALTSKEKGISQMVSSLSSFLRFSLNKGSEYCTVEQELAHLYNYVKIQEIRYPGVFRLLVEMPSDVKQLYILKLVFQPLIENSILHGFLPKEDEGGEIKVLGEWEHSQLHVTVSDNGVGMSQEKVEKLNQQFQLDMNEKEIVGEHYGLRNVNLRLLLHYGPSARFHISSRPHEGTTANFSIPLERR, from the coding sequence ATGAAGCAGTGGTTTCGAAGTTCCTTACAAAATCAGTTAACGGTGTTTATGTTATTAGCTGTATTTATACCCATTTTTCTTCTTGGTATATTCTCGTATATCACAGCGGTAAATCTTTCAAAAGAACGTACAACATTATCGGGATTAAGTTCATTGGAGCAGCTAGAGACTTCACTAGAATTTATGGTCAATGATCTCAATAATATGTCGATTTTTTTAATCGGTAATCAAAATATTCAACAATATTTAAAAGAAAACCAGGTTTCTGTTCAACAGCGTAGAGATATTTACGGATTTATATCTAATCTGACTTTATCTAAGCCTTATATTGCAAATATTCTAATTCAGCCTATAAATCACAATGAAGACATATCCACCTACCCAATTTTAATAGGCGACGAAAAAGGACAAACGAATAGCGATCATTCTGACAAATGGTCGTCGACACGTTATTTTAGTAAAACATCGATTGAGTCACAGGAAGTCATCGCATTAGAAAGACCGATTCGAAGTACCGATCAATATGAATTAATTGGATATTTATCAATTATATTGGATCAGCAATTCATTGAAGAACAATTAGAGTCGATTAATTTTGAATGGGATGGCTCTGTATTATTAATGAATGATGTGTCTATACTTGCAGGAAATCATGAAAATCTGAATAGTAATTATTTGTTAGAAACGATTTATCCATTAGTTAATGCACAAGAAGAGAGAAATATAACGACACATACAATTAATGAGGAAAAAAGCACTGTATTGTCCATAAGTCTAAGCGAAGTTGAATGGGAACTAGTTGGAATTATTCCGTTTAAACAGTTTAGTTCTCAAAATCGCTATTTTTTATTTCTTACAGTTTTAGCCGTAGGAGTTGCAATTATATTAGTGTTAGGTTTTGTATTGTTCTTTGTCAAAAAGGTGATTGGACCGTTGTCTACCTTATCGAGTGCATTGACAAATTCAGACCCAGGTGAAGGAATTAAACCGTTGGAGTCTCATTCCGAGGATGAAGTTGGTCATTTAATTACTAGTTACAATAAATTAAATAATCGTATTTTATTATTAATGGAAAAAATTAAAGAAAATGAAGCAAATAAAAGAAAGGTTGATTTACATGCGCTACAAGCACAAATAAATCCGCATTTTTTGTACAATACGTTGGCTTCCATTCATTGGATGGCACTCACGTCAAAGGAAAAAGGTATTTCACAAATGGTTTCATCGCTTAGTAGTTTTCTTCGATTTAGTTTAAATAAAGGAAGCGAGTATTGTACGGTAGAGCAGGAGCTTGCCCACTTATATAATTACGTAAAGATTCAAGAAATTAGATACCCTGGAGTGTTTCGGTTACTAGTTGAAATGCCCAGTGATGTCAAGCAACTTTATATTTTAAAGCTTGTGTTTCAACCATTGATTGAAAATAGTATTTTGCATGGGTTTTTACCTAAGGAAGATGAGGGAGGGGAAATCAAAGTATTGGGAGAATGGGAACATTCGCAGTTACATGTTACAGTTTCTGATAATGGTGTAGGAATGTCACAGGAAAAGGTCGAAAAGCTGAATCAACAATTTCAACTTGATATGAATGAAAAAGAAATTGTTGGCGAACATTATGGCTTGCGTAATGTGAATCTTCGATTGTTATTGCATTATGGTCCATCGGCGAGATTTCATATTTCTAGTCGTCCTCATGAAGGGACCACGGCAAACTTTTCGATTCCATTAGAGAGAAGGTGA
- a CDS encoding amidohydrolase/deacetylase family metallohydrolase, producing the protein MNNRYVLRNVRQVTGDKIDIVIDSGIIHEITGAGLVQGAHAQVHDCTGMYISSGWIDLHVHAFPEFNPYGDEIDSIGVEQGVTTIVDAGSCGTDRIEDLLANSSTAKTNVLSFLNIAQVGLQRIDELSNLDWIKKEKVLEMVEKHRDRIVGLKARISKSVVGSNEIKPLHLARQISNDANLPLMVHIGSGPPAITDILPLLETNDVVTHYLHGKANNLFDKDGFPYQELIDAIERGVHLDVGHGSASFSFPVAELAKMHGIRFHTISTDIYKNNRLHGPVYSLANVLSKFLYLDYELEEVINAVTIHPAKWLHKPELGRIQVGDTANLTLFTIDNEPETLVDSEGNERRTTKMIKPKGVIINGEFLTCEVRTKASD; encoded by the coding sequence ATGAACAACCGGTACGTATTACGAAACGTGAGACAAGTAACAGGAGATAAAATAGATATCGTGATTGATTCAGGCATCATCCATGAGATAACAGGTGCGGGACTAGTACAAGGTGCACATGCACAAGTTCACGACTGTACTGGCATGTATATTTCTAGTGGATGGATTGATTTGCATGTCCATGCATTTCCGGAATTTAACCCATACGGGGATGAAATAGATTCGATTGGAGTAGAACAAGGTGTCACAACAATTGTAGACGCTGGGAGCTGTGGTACAGATAGAATAGAAGATTTATTAGCGAACAGTTCTACAGCAAAAACGAATGTCCTTTCCTTTTTAAACATTGCTCAAGTTGGTTTACAAAGAATCGATGAGTTATCAAATCTAGATTGGATAAAAAAAGAAAAAGTTTTAGAAATGGTTGAAAAGCATCGAGATAGAATTGTAGGGTTGAAAGCACGAATAAGTAAAAGTGTTGTTGGTTCAAATGAGATAAAACCATTACATTTGGCTAGACAAATTTCTAACGATGCTAATTTACCGCTTATGGTTCATATCGGTTCAGGGCCACCAGCAATCACAGATATCCTACCATTACTAGAGACAAATGATGTCGTTACCCATTATTTACATGGAAAAGCAAATAATCTTTTTGATAAAGACGGATTTCCATACCAAGAATTGATTGATGCCATCGAACGTGGTGTCCATCTTGATGTTGGGCACGGATCAGCCAGTTTCTCGTTTCCTGTAGCCGAATTAGCAAAGATGCACGGGATTCGATTTCATACCATTAGTACAGATATTTATAAAAATAACCGATTACATGGACCAGTCTATAGCTTAGCCAATGTGTTATCTAAATTCCTTTATTTAGATTATGAACTTGAGGAAGTAATTAACGCTGTTACAATCCATCCTGCGAAGTGGCTACATAAACCAGAGCTAGGTCGGATACAAGTCGGGGATACTGCAAACTTAACCTTATTCACTATAGACAATGAACCGGAAACTTTAGTTGATTCAGAAGGAAATGAACGACGAACAACCAAAATGATAAAACCAAAAGGAGTGATCATAAATGGGGAGTTCCTTACATGCGAAGTACGGACTAAAGCGAGTGATTAA
- a CDS encoding DgaE family pyridoxal phosphate-dependent ammonia lyase, translated as MGSSLHAKYGLKRVINASGRMSILGVSSPSDTVMDAMKIGGQNYVEIADLVDKAGDYVASTLGSESAVIVNSASSGIALSVAALVTKGNRRKSLRLHQEEHAQNEIIAFKGHNVQYGAPVETMVYLGGGKLVEVGYANEGKEEHLEEAINERTAAILYVKSHHAVQKNMISVEEAWEVAQRNNVPMIVDAAAEEDLQKYVKYADLAIYSGSKAMEGPTSGIIGGKQKYIEWVKLHLHGIGRSMKVGKETSFGLLQALDEFQTKEDTSQQEKDSLQPLLDLNDIDGVEVKIVQDEAGRAIYRARVQIDPKVGATAMEINDQLRTGDIAIYTRDYGVKQGYFDIDPRPLKKDDAKIISNQLRHLLGGN; from the coding sequence ATGGGGAGTTCCTTACATGCGAAGTACGGACTAAAGCGAGTGATTAATGCTAGTGGTAGAATGAGTATTTTAGGGGTGTCATCTCCAAGTGATACGGTTATGGATGCAATGAAAATTGGTGGTCAGAATTACGTAGAAATTGCAGATTTAGTTGATAAAGCAGGTGATTATGTTGCATCTACTCTAGGCTCTGAGTCAGCAGTTATTGTGAACTCAGCTTCTAGTGGAATTGCCTTGTCGGTGGCGGCACTGGTGACAAAGGGAAATCGGCGCAAGAGTCTTCGCTTACACCAAGAAGAGCACGCACAAAATGAAATTATTGCCTTTAAAGGACATAATGTTCAATATGGTGCACCAGTCGAAACAATGGTTTATCTAGGTGGTGGGAAGTTAGTAGAGGTTGGCTATGCCAATGAAGGAAAAGAGGAGCATTTGGAAGAAGCTATAAATGAAAGGACAGCTGCCATTTTATATGTAAAATCACACCACGCTGTCCAAAAAAATATGATTTCTGTTGAGGAAGCATGGGAGGTAGCCCAGCGCAACAACGTCCCAATGATTGTCGATGCAGCAGCCGAAGAAGATCTACAAAAGTATGTAAAATACGCAGACCTTGCCATTTACAGTGGTTCAAAAGCAATGGAAGGCCCTACTTCAGGTATCATTGGTGGAAAGCAAAAGTATATTGAATGGGTCAAGCTCCATCTACATGGAATTGGGAGAAGTATGAAAGTAGGAAAAGAAACGAGCTTCGGTTTACTGCAGGCACTAGATGAATTCCAAACAAAAGAAGATACGAGTCAGCAAGAAAAGGATAGCCTTCAGCCTCTGCTAGATTTAAATGACATCGATGGCGTAGAGGTAAAGATTGTTCAAGATGAAGCAGGAAGAGCAATCTACCGAGCTCGTGTTCAAATTGATCCAAAAGTCGGAGCAACAGCAATGGAAATTAACGACCAACTTCGTACTGGAGACATCGCTATTTACACACGCGATTACGGGGTAAAGCAAGGCTATTTTGATATTGACCCACGTCCATTAAAGAAAGATGATGCCAAGATTATTTCCAATCAACTACGCCATTTATTAGGGGGAAACTAA
- the dagF gene encoding 2-dehydro-3-deoxy-phosphogluconate aldolase produces MSTITNRLYKGRVGLNVLANSMENAKEVFHAAEGLVLVGVLSKDYPTIEEAVKAMKAYGKTIENAVSIGLGAGDNRQAEIVSEIATYYSGSHINQVFPSVGATRANVAGKDSWINSLVSPSGKVGYVNISTGPHSSETEPAIIPVEAAIGLVRDMGGNALKFFPMNGLHTEDEYRAVAEACGKEQFALEPTGGINLENFEPILRIALEANVPQVIPHVYSSIINKETGKTNVEDVHELVTIIKRLVHDYA; encoded by the coding sequence ATGTCTACCATCACAAATCGTCTATACAAAGGCCGAGTCGGTCTAAACGTATTAGCAAATAGCATGGAAAACGCTAAGGAAGTTTTTCATGCAGCAGAAGGTCTTGTGCTTGTCGGTGTACTATCAAAGGATTATCCAACCATAGAAGAGGCAGTGAAGGCTATGAAGGCCTACGGGAAAACTATAGAGAACGCTGTTTCTATCGGGCTTGGTGCTGGGGACAACCGCCAAGCTGAGATTGTTTCAGAAATCGCAACATATTATTCTGGTAGTCATATAAACCAAGTATTCCCATCAGTCGGTGCAACTCGCGCTAATGTAGCAGGTAAAGATAGTTGGATCAATAGTCTCGTATCCCCTTCAGGAAAAGTTGGATACGTAAATATCTCCACTGGCCCTCATAGCAGCGAAACAGAGCCAGCAATTATCCCTGTTGAAGCTGCAATTGGACTCGTGCGTGATATGGGCGGGAATGCTTTAAAATTTTTTCCAATGAATGGATTACATACGGAAGACGAATACCGAGCTGTTGCCGAAGCTTGTGGAAAAGAACAATTTGCACTAGAGCCAACAGGTGGAATTAATTTGGAGAACTTTGAACCGATTTTACGAATTGCTTTAGAAGCAAACGTCCCGCAAGTAATTCCACACGTCTACTCCTCCATCATCAACAAAGAAACAGGGAAAACAAATGTCGAGGATGTACATGAATTAGTTACTATCATTAAAAGGTTGGTTCATGATTATGCGTAG
- a CDS encoding sugar kinase, protein MRRRIAAFGEVMMRLEVPGHQLLSQASNLNYSFSGTGVNITTALAHLGHQTQLVSTLPDNPVGDAAISYLHKLGIQSPTIHRSGHSIGMYFLENGFGVRPSRVTYMNRLASSFNTANKSIYDFHQICKQVDIVHFCGITLAMNESVRQQMKTFAKAAKTNGITVVFDCNYRPSLWGKGGYEKARPHYEEMLRLSDIVLMNEKDAYYTLGMNTEETDRKKQLTTLIPMVAETYHIPIIAGTHRTLHTDQTHTLQGFMYKNQTFTFSKPISFSVLDRIGSGDAYASGIIHGELKEYTSEQTVNFAVSAGALAHTIIGDSPISLEKDIIRVMESGIGDVER, encoded by the coding sequence ATGCGTAGACGAATCGCTGCATTTGGCGAAGTAATGATGCGGTTGGAAGTACCAGGACATCAGCTTTTGTCCCAAGCTAGTAACCTGAACTATTCCTTTTCGGGGACTGGGGTCAATATAACAACAGCACTGGCACATTTAGGACATCAAACTCAACTGGTCTCCACGTTACCTGATAATCCTGTTGGCGACGCAGCTATTAGTTATTTACACAAACTCGGGATACAATCTCCCACGATCCATCGCAGTGGTCACTCGATTGGCATGTACTTCCTTGAGAATGGATTCGGCGTACGTCCTAGCCGTGTGACGTACATGAACAGATTAGCAAGCAGCTTTAATACAGCCAACAAAAGCATCTATGATTTCCATCAAATATGTAAGCAGGTAGATATTGTTCATTTTTGCGGAATCACGCTCGCAATGAATGAATCCGTGCGACAACAGATGAAGACTTTTGCTAAAGCTGCCAAAACAAATGGAATCACGGTTGTATTTGACTGTAATTATCGCCCTTCCCTTTGGGGTAAAGGGGGATATGAAAAGGCGAGACCCCATTATGAAGAAATGTTACGCCTTTCCGATATAGTATTGATGAATGAAAAGGATGCTTACTATACGCTTGGGATGAATACAGAAGAAACGGATCGAAAGAAACAATTAACCACACTCATCCCAATGGTTGCAGAAACGTACCATATTCCAATTATTGCAGGGACACACCGGACACTTCATACCGATCAGACACATACACTGCAAGGTTTTATGTACAAAAATCAGACGTTCACATTCTCTAAACCTATTTCTTTTTCTGTTTTAGACAGGATTGGTTCAGGAGATGCTTATGCTAGTGGTATAATACATGGGGAATTAAAAGAATATACGTCCGAACAAACTGTTAACTTTGCTGTCAGTGCAGGAGCCCTAGCACATACCATCATCGGAGATTCTCCAATTTCTTTAGAGAAGGATATCATTCGAGTGATGGAAAGCGGTATAGGGGATGTGGAAAGGTAG
- a CDS encoding GntR family transcriptional regulator codes for MKISRNKGPLYTQIKNILKDRILHGIYPIGTNIPPEPHLEEEFEVSKITVRKAIEELSQEGFVEKRSGKGTRVLRNTSTSKLSKGKLFTELLVESGHKLKKEVMEVTSLKNMEEDFLYPLFGAQCICIKRMYYLDEQPYIYFYHFMTMKMRDLVQENIKDQSLYRLMEQQGIILEKFTDNFDVSNPPLEVEQALQVNTNTSLLKRMRYSYSEENELIEYSEGYYNTNLQEYVLNYEK; via the coding sequence ATGAAAATTTCTCGTAACAAAGGACCGTTATATACACAAATTAAAAACATTTTAAAAGACCGAATTTTGCACGGTATCTATCCGATCGGCACAAATATACCTCCCGAGCCACACTTAGAAGAGGAGTTTGAGGTAAGTAAAATTACCGTTCGCAAAGCAATCGAAGAGCTTTCCCAAGAAGGCTTTGTTGAAAAAAGAAGTGGAAAGGGTACAAGAGTGTTGCGCAATACATCCACATCGAAGCTATCGAAAGGAAAGCTCTTCACTGAGCTTCTTGTAGAATCTGGACACAAACTCAAAAAAGAAGTAATGGAAGTAACCAGTTTAAAAAATATGGAAGAGGACTTTTTATATCCATTATTTGGGGCACAGTGTATCTGTATCAAACGAATGTATTATTTAGACGAGCAACCATATATTTATTTTTATCATTTTATGACAATGAAGATGAGAGACCTGGTACAAGAAAATATAAAAGACCAATCGCTATATAGATTGATGGAACAACAAGGCATTATCTTAGAAAAATTCACCGATAACTTTGACGTTTCCAATCCTCCTTTAGAGGTTGAACAGGCACTACAAGTAAACACCAACACCTCGTTATTAAAACGAATGCGCTATTCTTACTCAGAAGAAAACGAACTAATTGAGTATAGCGAAGGCTACTATAACACGAACCTTCAGGAATACGTGCTAAATTATGAAAAATGA
- a CDS encoding family 43 glycosylhydrolase — protein MIGPISFEAANQLILHLSLNSNFILNSLERNVITIKGKTFKISLLFLFISILFTSTYNAESTSESSSITSSTDTFSNPINTAGADPYAMLHTDGYYYFTRTLGHRIDIWKSRTLTGIDLGERETIWEKPTDLKDIWAPEIHHIDGKWYIYYTANTSCGDDCRGVYVLENSASDPLEGEWVEKGKVNTQYAGLDGSVFEHNGELYFMYAAYGDWSGEHGSAVAIAPMSNPWTLSGENVILTYPEYDWEKQGMHVNEGAVILKRNGKIFLVYSGSACWEDDYAIGMLTASENSNLLDPNSWSKSTEPLFSKSVENGVYGPGHNSFVKSKNGTEDWIVYHGNSGPDQGCGPRPTRLQKFTWNDEGAPDFGVPTNGPMDTPSSDYRIEAEHAIANKVKINNNKNNSEQQTVTINNKNSSLLFEDVNVPEAGIYTLTVNYSNYARPDASSIVTVNGKASTLKYPHTGKKNFESVSMQVELNKGFNNTIKFMKDKHAVELEYIEISGEVEFTVKSGSPYKLINPNGGKALDVSQEGNNVLTWDEANGDDSQAWEFIELNDGTYKVKNTDNGKFLSLDGDPTEAWANVNVQDWNGTASQKWELKKTNDRYYKLINMANGKALDVGGASIDSGANIGTWEDIANGPAQMWVLYEMDE, from the coding sequence ATGATTGGTCCCATTAGTTTTGAGGCTGCAAATCAGTTAATACTTCATCTATCGTTGAATTCCAATTTTATATTAAATTCCTTAGAAAGGAACGTGATTACTATTAAAGGGAAAACTTTTAAGATATCCTTACTTTTTCTGTTCATTTCCATTTTGTTTACTTCCACATACAATGCTGAGAGTACTTCTGAGTCGAGTTCTATAACTTCATCTACCGATACTTTTTCAAATCCAATTAATACAGCAGGTGCTGATCCATATGCTATGTTGCATACGGATGGTTATTATTATTTTACCCGTACGTTAGGTCACCGCATAGACATTTGGAAATCAAGGACTCTAACGGGAATAGACCTTGGTGAGAGGGAAACAATTTGGGAGAAACCAACAGATTTAAAGGATATATGGGCGCCTGAAATTCACCATATTGATGGAAAATGGTATATTTACTACACTGCAAACACAAGCTGTGGAGACGATTGTAGAGGGGTATATGTTCTTGAAAATTCTGCTTCGGACCCTCTGGAAGGAGAATGGGTTGAAAAAGGAAAAGTTAACACCCAATATGCAGGGTTAGACGGTTCGGTTTTTGAGCATAATGGTGAACTATATTTTATGTATGCGGCATATGGTGATTGGTCTGGTGAACATGGCAGTGCTGTTGCTATTGCACCAATGTCTAATCCATGGACGTTAAGTGGAGAGAACGTCATCTTAACGTATCCAGAATATGATTGGGAAAAGCAAGGAATGCACGTTAATGAGGGTGCAGTTATCCTAAAGCGAAACGGAAAAATATTTCTTGTATACTCTGGAAGTGCTTGTTGGGAAGATGATTATGCAATCGGTATGCTGACAGCTTCTGAAAATAGTAACTTACTTGATCCAAATTCATGGTCAAAATCAACAGAACCACTATTTAGTAAATCCGTTGAAAACGGTGTTTATGGTCCAGGTCACAATTCTTTTGTTAAATCGAAGAACGGTACGGAAGATTGGATTGTTTACCACGGAAACAGCGGTCCTGACCAAGGATGTGGACCTCGTCCTACCAGATTACAAAAGTTTACCTGGAATGATGAGGGAGCTCCGGATTTTGGTGTGCCAACCAATGGGCCAATGGACACTCCGTCTAGTGATTACCGAATAGAAGCTGAACACGCTATAGCAAACAAAGTGAAAATAAATAATAACAAAAATAACTCAGAACAGCAGACTGTTACAATAAATAATAAAAACAGCTCTCTACTCTTTGAAGATGTTAATGTACCAGAAGCAGGAATCTATACTTTAACTGTTAATTATTCTAATTATGCTAGACCAGATGCTTCAAGTATAGTTACTGTAAATGGCAAAGCATCAACTCTAAAATATCCACACACAGGCAAGAAAAACTTTGAAAGCGTATCCATGCAAGTTGAACTTAACAAAGGATTTAACAACACCATTAAATTTATGAAAGATAAACATGCTGTTGAACTAGAATATATAGAAATATCAGGCGAAGTAGAGTTCACTGTTAAATCTGGTTCTCCATATAAACTGATTAATCCTAATGGTGGTAAAGCACTAGATGTGTCACAAGAAGGTAACAATGTCCTTACATGGGATGAAGCAAATGGTGACGATTCTCAAGCCTGGGAGTTTATTGAGTTGAATGATGGTACTTATAAAGTGAAAAATACTGACAATGGAAAATTTTTATCCTTAGATGGTGATCCGACTGAAGCATGGGCAAACGTAAATGTACAGGATTGGAATGGTACTGCTTCTCAAAAGTGGGAACTTAAAAAGACCAATGATCGTTATTACAAGCTGATAAATATGGCGAATGGAAAGGCATTAGATGTAGGAGGGGCTAGTATTGACAGCGGTGCAAACATAGGAACATGGGAAGATATCGCTAACGGACCAGCACAAATGTGGGTGTTGTATGAAATGGATGAATAA